A genomic region of Solanum dulcamara chromosome 2, daSolDulc1.2, whole genome shotgun sequence contains the following coding sequences:
- the LOC129880450 gene encoding uncharacterized protein LOC129880450 isoform X2, with protein MGAFLQQLQNERREDIVKKEPGLHFYSSDISMILNAEYENTKEIILGTPTDKRKTSQSETIGSARKTNGSISTSRKHLETITPFGKRKNKFVVQFSLNENANGESMKIEHDEENPNDDIIKRVQPIKRCSLQIISSQPEPGCRFMFDRTENKFNFLESRIKDHTTALVASGLHEEPTDPTVASQRSVFAVGMICCEEEGRLKEKPILLQSSVEHSGGQRVRLDLQNLDHFSVFPGQVVGVEGHNPSGHCLIASKIVDHIPLSASSTENLPPTKKQAMDQYLQSTSAVVAMPELSLIIAAGPFTTVDNLFFEPLSELLSYARRKQPQLIILLGPFIDSDHPVIKKGTVDRTFDEIFQDEILARLRDYVEYMGSAARVILVPSVRDASHDFVYPQPAFDIQSPNLEHQINSITNPGIFCANEVKVACCTVDVLKQLSAEEISRNPQGGSKQRMTTLANHILNQRSFYPLYPPAEGVPIDFSLAPEALQMSTAPDILILPSDLAHFVRVISLGERSEGEEVKCICVNPGRLSRGEGGGFFVELNYHGSCDSSSASVLRI; from the exons ATGGGTGCATTTCTACAACAATTACAGAATGAGCGGAGAGAGGACATTGTTAAAAAGGAACCTGGTTTACATTTCTACTCCAGTGATATTTCTAT GATATTGAATGCTGAATACGAGAACACAAAGGAAATCATTCTTGGTACCCCAACAGATAAACGAAAGACATCACAGTCAGAAACAATTGGTTCAGCACGAAAAACCAATGGAAGCATTTCCACCTCCAGAAAGCATTTAGAAACAATTACACCCTTtggaaaaagaaagaacaagttTGTGGTGCAGTTTTCTCTCAATGAGAATGCTAATGGAGAAAGTATGAAAATAGAACACGATGAGGAGAACCCCAATGATGACATTATTAAGAGAGTCCAACCGATCAAAAGATGTTCTTTGCAGATCATTAGCTCTCAACCTGAGCCAGGGTGCAGGTTCATGTTTGATAGGACGGAAAATAAG tttaattttcttgaaagCCGAATAAAAGATCACACAACAGCACTTGTAGCCTCTGGACTGCATGAGGAACCAACTGATCCTACAGTTGCTTCACAG AGATCTGTATTTGCTGTTGGTATGATTTGTTGCGAGGAAGAAGGGCGTTTGAAGGAAAAGCCTATTTTACTGCAAAGCAG TGTTGAGCATTCTGGAGGTCAACGTGTGCGCCTTGACTTGCAAAACTTGGACCACTTTTCTGTTTTCCCTGGCCAG GTGGTTGGTGTTGAAGGGCACAATCCAAGTGGCCATTGTCTCATTGCATCAAAAATTGTTGACCACATTCCTTTGTCGGCTTCTTCCACGGAAAATCTCCCACCTACAAAGAAACAAGCAATGGATCAATATCTTCAGTCAACCAGTGCCGTGGTTGCTATGCCAGAGCTATCATTG ATCATAGCTGCGGGTCCTTTTACAACAGTTGATAACTTATTCTTTGAACCTCTTTCTGAGCTTCTGTCGTATGCGCGGCGCAAGCAGCCTCAATTGATCATTCTG CTAGGACCATTTATAGATTCAGATCATCCTGTGATCAAGAAAGGAACTGTAGATAGGACATTTGATGAAATCTTTCAGGATGAAATCCTTGCAAGG TTGAGAGATTATGTAGAATATATGGGTTCTGCTGCTCGTGTGATTCTTGTTCCATCTGTACGAGATGCTAGCCATGACTTCGTTTACCCTCAG CCAGCCTTCGACATTCAGTCCCCCAATCTTGAACATCAG ATAAATAGCATTACAAATCCTGGGATATTCTGTGCAAATGAG GTGAAAGTGGCTTGCTGTACGGTTGATGTTCTTAAACAGCTCAGTGCAGAGGAGATTTCACGAAATCCACAAGGTGGATCCAAGCAACGGATGACAACTCTTGCAAACCATATCTTAAACCAGCGCAG CTTTTATCCTCTATATCCACCAGCTGAAGGCGTACCCATTGATTTCTCTCTAGCTCCAGAAGCTCTTCAGATGTCAACAGCCCCAGACATACTTATTTTACCCTCAGATTTGGCTCACTTTGTTAGG GTGATCTcccttggggaaagaagtgaaGGAGAAGAAGTGAAGTGCATATGTGTGAATCCTGGACGACTTTCAAGGGGAGAAGGAGGAGGTTTCTTTGTGGAGCTCAACTACCATGGAAGCTGTGATTCATCAAGTGCTTCAGTCCTTCGTATATAA
- the LOC129880450 gene encoding uncharacterized protein LOC129880450 isoform X1: MEEEIKAEFLKNGFSLDDEAEILNKCLTFCIQYSLSPSDLVSSWEVYSLNRGLQLTVQSSHMGAFLQQLQNERREDIVKKEPGLHFYSSDISMILNAEYENTKEIILGTPTDKRKTSQSETIGSARKTNGSISTSRKHLETITPFGKRKNKFVVQFSLNENANGESMKIEHDEENPNDDIIKRVQPIKRCSLQIISSQPEPGCRFMFDRTENKFNFLESRIKDHTTALVASGLHEEPTDPTVASQRSVFAVGMICCEEEGRLKEKPILLQSSVEHSGGQRVRLDLQNLDHFSVFPGQVVGVEGHNPSGHCLIASKIVDHIPLSASSTENLPPTKKQAMDQYLQSTSAVVAMPELSLIIAAGPFTTVDNLFFEPLSELLSYARRKQPQLIILLGPFIDSDHPVIKKGTVDRTFDEIFQDEILARLRDYVEYMGSAARVILVPSVRDASHDFVYPQPAFDIQSPNLEHQINSITNPGIFCANEVKVACCTVDVLKQLSAEEISRNPQGGSKQRMTTLANHILNQRSFYPLYPPAEGVPIDFSLAPEALQMSTAPDILILPSDLAHFVRVISLGERSEGEEVKCICVNPGRLSRGEGGGFFVELNYHGSCDSSSASVLRI, from the exons ATGGAAGAGGAAATCAAAGCTGAATTCCTAAAAAATGGCTTTAGTCTCGATGATGAAGCAGAAATTCTCAACAAAT GTCTTACTTTCTGTATTCAATACAGCCTAAGCCCCTCCGATCTCGTTTCTAGCTGGGAAGTCTACTCTCTCAACAG GGGGCTGCAATTGACGGTGCAGAGTTCACATATGGGTGCATTTCTACAACAATTACAGAATGAGCGGAGAGAGGACATTGTTAAAAAGGAACCTGGTTTACATTTCTACTCCAGTGATATTTCTAT GATATTGAATGCTGAATACGAGAACACAAAGGAAATCATTCTTGGTACCCCAACAGATAAACGAAAGACATCACAGTCAGAAACAATTGGTTCAGCACGAAAAACCAATGGAAGCATTTCCACCTCCAGAAAGCATTTAGAAACAATTACACCCTTtggaaaaagaaagaacaagttTGTGGTGCAGTTTTCTCTCAATGAGAATGCTAATGGAGAAAGTATGAAAATAGAACACGATGAGGAGAACCCCAATGATGACATTATTAAGAGAGTCCAACCGATCAAAAGATGTTCTTTGCAGATCATTAGCTCTCAACCTGAGCCAGGGTGCAGGTTCATGTTTGATAGGACGGAAAATAAG tttaattttcttgaaagCCGAATAAAAGATCACACAACAGCACTTGTAGCCTCTGGACTGCATGAGGAACCAACTGATCCTACAGTTGCTTCACAG AGATCTGTATTTGCTGTTGGTATGATTTGTTGCGAGGAAGAAGGGCGTTTGAAGGAAAAGCCTATTTTACTGCAAAGCAG TGTTGAGCATTCTGGAGGTCAACGTGTGCGCCTTGACTTGCAAAACTTGGACCACTTTTCTGTTTTCCCTGGCCAG GTGGTTGGTGTTGAAGGGCACAATCCAAGTGGCCATTGTCTCATTGCATCAAAAATTGTTGACCACATTCCTTTGTCGGCTTCTTCCACGGAAAATCTCCCACCTACAAAGAAACAAGCAATGGATCAATATCTTCAGTCAACCAGTGCCGTGGTTGCTATGCCAGAGCTATCATTG ATCATAGCTGCGGGTCCTTTTACAACAGTTGATAACTTATTCTTTGAACCTCTTTCTGAGCTTCTGTCGTATGCGCGGCGCAAGCAGCCTCAATTGATCATTCTG CTAGGACCATTTATAGATTCAGATCATCCTGTGATCAAGAAAGGAACTGTAGATAGGACATTTGATGAAATCTTTCAGGATGAAATCCTTGCAAGG TTGAGAGATTATGTAGAATATATGGGTTCTGCTGCTCGTGTGATTCTTGTTCCATCTGTACGAGATGCTAGCCATGACTTCGTTTACCCTCAG CCAGCCTTCGACATTCAGTCCCCCAATCTTGAACATCAG ATAAATAGCATTACAAATCCTGGGATATTCTGTGCAAATGAG GTGAAAGTGGCTTGCTGTACGGTTGATGTTCTTAAACAGCTCAGTGCAGAGGAGATTTCACGAAATCCACAAGGTGGATCCAAGCAACGGATGACAACTCTTGCAAACCATATCTTAAACCAGCGCAG CTTTTATCCTCTATATCCACCAGCTGAAGGCGTACCCATTGATTTCTCTCTAGCTCCAGAAGCTCTTCAGATGTCAACAGCCCCAGACATACTTATTTTACCCTCAGATTTGGCTCACTTTGTTAGG GTGATCTcccttggggaaagaagtgaaGGAGAAGAAGTGAAGTGCATATGTGTGAATCCTGGACGACTTTCAAGGGGAGAAGGAGGAGGTTTCTTTGTGGAGCTCAACTACCATGGAAGCTGTGATTCATCAAGTGCTTCAGTCCTTCGTATATAA
- the LOC129870780 gene encoding TLC domain-containing protein At5g14285-like: MILEYSIAYFLADLLHYLVFYPTDILFIAHHLATLYVFLTCRFIVDHGAVTLIGLLVLAEITSPFQNIWSLARYRRIDTPMAAVLYEKLSPIFYMLYSLVRGILGPLFVYKMGMAFASRKADGVISRPMWMSWMVVIVSAILVSILWVMNLWVDLFRERQRKQLKKCN; the protein is encoded by the coding sequence ATGATTCTTGAATACAGCATTGCTTACTTCTTAGCTGACCTTTTGCATTACTTGGTCTTTTATCCAACTGATATTCTATTCATTGCTCATCATTTGGCTACCCTTTACGTCTTTTTAACTTGTCGATTCATTGTTGATCATGGTGCAGTCACCCTTATTGGCCTTCTTGTTCTAGCTGAGATCACAAGTCCTTTCCAGAACATATGGAGTCTTGCTAGATATCGAAGAATCGACACGCCTATGGCTGCTGTATTGTATGAAAAATTGTCACCGATCTTTTATATGTTGTATAGTTTGGTTAGGGGGATTCTTGGACCCTTGTTTGTTTACAAGATGGGAATGGCTTTTGCAAGTAGAAAAGCAGATGGTGTGATTTCTAGGCCTATGTGGATGTCTTGGATGGTTGTGATTGTAAGTGCAATCTTGGTTAGTATATTGTGGGTTATGAATCTTTGGGTAGACTTGTTTAGAGAAAGACAGAGGAAGCAGTTGAAGAAATGTAATTGA